The following coding sequences are from one Pseudonocardia sp. HH130630-07 window:
- a CDS encoding WD40 repeat domain-containing protein: MPVETFWDGLEHRVVAGDALHGAAVDLAPPAGVSPATVHRLLALEAHHLGRPELAGQTGAVAQQLLSRAAVTGESALAGAARARIAAVAAPALATRWRTRPPAPALRRVLDGHGDAVAGLAVDPDGPLLSVDAAGGVCARDAVTALPVAHPVTGPCGPVTAAGPDPVLAVAVAPDGGLVALAGPGGIVRVLAASGARVATLRGYPGEVTVLAFAEGPTGATRLLGTGADGAIRVWDVARGTTVHLTGHTGPVLTIAGTAAGRVVTGAADGTLRAWDTATGEALATLRTDAAVTGVAVTGPGELVAVTADGAVHAFTLAAGVPRDAVLLDSSPTAPATAVVAAGTGRALVTRADGAVELWRTDVPGGRTVLGGHGVAARAAAASTDGSLVATGDDHGRVLLWDPAATGIAGDEPVPAGAVDSVAVAAGLVVSAARDGGELVTRDLRTGEERWRSAGGPGGATHLWSDAGGTRVFAAAGGTVTEWHAVTGMPVGSAAPAGRVLTGRGTLVVLGDGDRVRVADARTARVLSTVTPPAPARHAALTPGGATVLLGSDDTLTAWRPAGGAPVTVPLPGARLTGIAIDDDGCHAVATDADGTAHVWDLGDTRPVAVRADPVQVSAVAAVTGHRAVTTGTGGDAVLWDLTSATVLGRAPLDAPLTALATAHGCVVAGDGWGDTHCLDLLDGAGEPVVVPVPRAGAPAQGPGTETVPEQPAGALRRLLGLG; encoded by the coding sequence ATGCCCGTCGAGACGTTCTGGGACGGCCTGGAGCACCGTGTCGTCGCCGGCGACGCCCTGCACGGCGCGGCCGTCGACCTGGCGCCGCCGGCCGGCGTCAGCCCGGCGACGGTGCACCGGCTGCTGGCGCTGGAGGCGCACCACCTGGGCCGTCCGGAGCTGGCCGGGCAGACCGGCGCGGTGGCCCAGCAGCTGCTGTCGCGGGCCGCCGTCACCGGTGAGTCGGCGCTGGCCGGGGCGGCCCGGGCCCGGATCGCCGCCGTCGCGGCGCCGGCGCTGGCCACCCGCTGGCGGACCCGGCCCCCGGCACCGGCCCTGCGCCGCGTCCTCGACGGCCACGGCGACGCGGTCGCCGGTCTCGCGGTGGACCCGGACGGTCCCCTGCTGTCGGTCGACGCGGCCGGCGGGGTCTGCGCCCGGGACGCGGTGACCGCGCTGCCGGTCGCGCATCCCGTGACCGGACCGTGCGGGCCGGTCACGGCGGCCGGCCCGGACCCGGTGCTGGCCGTCGCGGTCGCCCCGGACGGCGGGCTCGTCGCCCTGGCCGGGCCCGGCGGGATCGTGCGGGTGCTCGCCGCGAGCGGCGCCCGGGTGGCGACGCTGCGCGGCTACCCCGGCGAGGTGACCGTGCTGGCGTTCGCCGAGGGCCCGACGGGCGCCACCCGGCTGCTCGGGACCGGAGCGGACGGCGCGATCCGGGTCTGGGACGTCGCCCGCGGGACGACCGTGCACCTCACCGGGCACACCGGACCGGTGCTGACGATCGCCGGCACCGCCGCCGGCCGGGTGGTCACCGGGGCCGCCGACGGCACCCTGCGGGCCTGGGACACCGCGACCGGTGAGGCGCTCGCGACCCTGCGTACCGACGCCGCGGTGACCGGCGTGGCGGTGACCGGGCCCGGGGAGCTGGTGGCCGTCACCGCCGACGGCGCCGTGCACGCGTTCACCCTGGCCGCGGGGGTGCCCCGGGACGCCGTCCTGCTCGACAGCTCCCCCACCGCTCCGGCCACGGCGGTCGTCGCGGCCGGAACCGGCCGCGCGCTCGTCACCCGGGCCGACGGGGCCGTCGAGCTGTGGCGGACCGACGTCCCGGGCGGGCGCACGGTACTGGGCGGGCACGGTGTCGCGGCCCGGGCGGCGGCCGCGAGCACCGACGGGTCGCTCGTCGCGACCGGCGACGACCACGGCCGGGTACTGCTCTGGGACCCGGCGGCGACCGGCATCGCCGGGGACGAGCCGGTCCCGGCCGGGGCGGTGGACTCGGTGGCCGTCGCCGCCGGGCTGGTCGTCTCCGCCGCCCGGGACGGTGGCGAGCTGGTGACGCGGGACCTGCGCACCGGCGAGGAACGCTGGCGCAGCGCCGGCGGGCCCGGTGGCGCCACGCACCTGTGGTCCGACGCCGGGGGCACGCGGGTCTTCGCGGCCGCGGGCGGCACGGTCACAGAGTGGCACGCCGTGACCGGGATGCCGGTCGGCTCCGCCGCCCCGGCCGGGCGGGTGCTCACCGGGCGGGGGACGCTCGTCGTGCTCGGCGACGGTGACCGGGTGCGGGTGGCCGACGCCCGGACTGCGCGGGTGCTCAGCACCGTCACGCCGCCGGCCCCGGCCCGGCACGCGGCCCTGACCCCCGGTGGGGCCACGGTGCTGCTGGGTTCCGACGACACCCTCACCGCGTGGCGACCGGCCGGCGGGGCCCCGGTGACGGTCCCGCTGCCCGGTGCGCGGCTGACCGGGATCGCGATCGACGACGACGGGTGCCATGCCGTCGCGACCGACGCCGACGGCACGGCGCACGTCTGGGACCTCGGCGACACCCGTCCGGTCGCCGTGCGGGCCGACCCGGTCCAGGTCTCGGCGGTCGCCGCCGTCACCGGGCACCGGGCGGTCACCACGGGGACCGGAGGCGACGCCGTGCTCTGGGACCTGACGTCGGCCACCGTGCTCGGCCGGGCGCCGCTGGACGCGCCGCTGACCGCGCTGGCGACCGCGCACGGCTGCGTCGTCGCCGGTGACGGGTGGGGCGACACGCACTGCCTGGACCTGTTGGACGGTGCCGGCGAGCCGGTCGTCGTCCCCGTACCGCGGGCCGGGGCACCGGCGCAGGGCCCGGGGACGGAGACCGTCCCGGAACAGCCGGCCGGAGCGCTCCGGCGGTTGCTCGGCCTGGGTTAG
- a CDS encoding TetR/AcrR family transcriptional regulator: MTDTAAAARRGRRPTSERRRALQRLEISRVAIRLFRTHGLAGTSGEQIADAVGLSARTLWRWFRTKESCVEPVLSLSTDTFTACLRRWPAGKSLDEHLLSDFGGHVDAGPDDGELVLAVLRLARHEPALRAIWLVVQERAEPVLAQILADRLGRAASDVEIRVQAAALNAALRITTEDVAAVTADGHRPPVDDLVRALSAAVRAATHGIEGDRPV; encoded by the coding sequence GTGACCGACACGGCAGCGGCGGCCCGGCGCGGGCGCCGGCCGACGAGCGAGCGGCGCCGGGCGCTGCAGCGGCTCGAGATCTCGCGGGTCGCCATCCGGTTGTTCCGGACCCACGGTCTGGCCGGGACCAGCGGCGAGCAGATCGCCGACGCCGTCGGCCTGTCGGCGCGCACGCTGTGGCGCTGGTTCCGGACCAAGGAGAGCTGCGTCGAACCGGTCCTGAGCCTGTCGACCGACACCTTCACGGCGTGCCTGCGCCGGTGGCCGGCCGGGAAGTCGCTCGACGAGCACCTGCTCTCCGACTTCGGCGGACACGTCGACGCCGGCCCGGACGACGGTGAGCTCGTGCTCGCCGTGCTGCGGCTCGCCCGGCACGAGCCGGCGTTGCGGGCCATCTGGCTCGTGGTGCAGGAACGCGCCGAGCCCGTGCTCGCGCAGATCCTCGCCGACCGGCTGGGGCGCGCCGCGTCCGACGTCGAGATCCGGGTGCAGGCCGCGGCGCTCAACGCCGCGCTGCGGATCACCACCGAGGACGTCGCCGCGGTCACCGCGGACGGCCATCGGCCGCCGGTCGACGACCTGGTGCGGGCACTGTCCGCGGCGGTCCGCGCCGCGACCCACGGCATCGAGGGCGACCGACCGGTCTGA
- a CDS encoding LysR family transcriptional regulator produces MIDRRLAVLAAIDRHGTVTAAAQACRLTPSAVSHQMRTLAREVGVPLLEAEGRGVRLTAAARTLLVHGETLTAQWERARADLAAHRGGAVAGPLRFCGFSTAAAAVLPQAFARLRREHPALRPGLREIEPARAFDLLAADEADIAVVVATPSIPPVTDPAFHQIDLYDEPLDVLVGPDHPLVGRTGVALHDLAADRWVCSNPGRAYHQLVTLACAGAGFAPDIAHHADEWDTGAALVAHGFGVALVPRLADVPSRHDTRRIPIGVPPVPVRRVIAAVRAGSRDHPAVAAGLTAVHDECAALADRLAGG; encoded by the coding sequence ATGATCGACCGTCGGCTCGCGGTCCTCGCGGCGATCGACCGGCACGGCACGGTGACCGCGGCGGCGCAGGCGTGCCGGTTGACCCCCTCGGCGGTGTCGCACCAGATGCGGACCCTCGCCCGTGAGGTCGGGGTCCCGCTGCTGGAGGCGGAGGGCCGCGGGGTCCGGCTCACCGCGGCCGCCCGCACCCTGCTCGTGCACGGCGAGACGCTGACCGCGCAGTGGGAACGGGCCCGGGCCGATCTCGCCGCGCACCGCGGGGGAGCGGTCGCCGGGCCGCTGCGGTTCTGCGGGTTCTCCACCGCCGCGGCGGCCGTGCTGCCGCAGGCGTTCGCCCGGCTCCGGCGCGAGCACCCCGCGCTGCGTCCCGGGCTCCGCGAGATCGAGCCGGCCCGTGCGTTCGACCTGCTCGCCGCGGACGAGGCGGACATCGCCGTGGTCGTCGCGACGCCGAGCATCCCGCCGGTGACCGACCCGGCGTTCCACCAGATCGACCTCTACGACGAGCCGCTCGACGTGCTCGTCGGCCCCGACCACCCGCTGGTCGGCCGGACCGGGGTCGCCCTGCACGACCTGGCCGCCGACCGCTGGGTGTGCAGCAACCCCGGCCGGGCCTACCACCAGCTGGTCACCCTGGCCTGCGCCGGCGCCGGTTTCGCCCCGGACATCGCCCACCACGCCGACGAGTGGGACACCGGAGCCGCCCTGGTCGCGCACGGGTTCGGGGTCGCGCTGGTCCCGCGGCTGGCCGACGTCCCGTCCCGGCACGACACCCGGCGGATCCCGATCGGGGTGCCACCGGTCCCGGTCCGGCGGGTGATCGCGGCGGTCCGTGCGGGCTCCCGGGACCATCCCGCCGTCGCCGCCGGCCTGACCGCCGTGCACGACGAGTGCGCCGCGCTCGCCGACCGCCTCGCCGGCGGATGA
- a CDS encoding three-helix bundle dimerization domain-containing protein, producing the protein MHAPLPHTSDPAVLDAVDRLVAEFGDRFPARLVDSAVRGSRDDLDAVPVTALPELVERLARQRLLDA; encoded by the coding sequence GTGCACGCGCCCCTGCCCCACACCTCCGATCCCGCCGTCCTCGACGCCGTCGACCGGCTGGTCGCCGAGTTCGGCGACCGCTTCCCCGCCCGGCTCGTGGACTCCGCCGTCCGCGGCTCGCGCGACGACCTCGACGCGGTCCCGGTGACCGCCCTCCCCGAGCTGGTCGAGCGCCTCGCCCGCCAGCGGCTGCTGGATGCGTAG
- a CDS encoding VOC family protein has product MADEPHPPLTEARWTHVALPTGDLDAAIAFYTTMTPLTVVERFSDDAGRSAWLSNPGQVATPMVLVLVSFDQDRGGQLGLLRPFAHIGIEVPQRSDVDAAADRARAAGCLHWEPRQMPGPVGYICALTDPDGNVVEFSHGQKVFTSVRERWGGR; this is encoded by the coding sequence ATGGCCGACGAGCCGCACCCGCCGCTGACCGAGGCCCGGTGGACGCACGTGGCGTTGCCGACCGGGGACCTCGATGCGGCGATCGCGTTCTACACCACGATGACCCCGCTGACCGTCGTCGAGCGGTTCTCCGACGACGCCGGTCGCAGCGCGTGGCTGTCGAACCCGGGTCAGGTGGCGACGCCGATGGTGCTGGTGCTCGTCTCGTTCGACCAGGACCGCGGCGGGCAGCTGGGCCTGCTCCGGCCGTTCGCCCACATCGGGATCGAGGTTCCGCAGCGGTCCGACGTCGACGCGGCCGCCGACCGCGCCCGGGCCGCGGGCTGCCTGCACTGGGAGCCGCGGCAGATGCCCGGTCCGGTCGGCTACATCTGCGCGCTCACCGACCCCGACGGCAACGTCGTCGAGTTCTCGCACGGCCAGAAGGTGTTCACCTCGGTCCGGGAGCGCTGGGGCGGCCGATGA
- a CDS encoding MerR family transcriptional regulator yields the protein MAWSTREIAELAGTSLRAVRHYHEVGLLEEPERRANGYKQYGVSHLVRLLRIKRLTDLGFSLSQIEDMGEEDHHPEEALRTLDAELAATIERLQRARVELALILRQSAPTDLPPEFGGVLEQQPMSEADRSLMVVMTRVLGPNSLDTFSQMLEDLPSDPTNQELDRLPADADEATRQDLVDRMIPYVRDLYVAHPELLQPPTDAPKGQKFAASTVVKAMRDLYNDAQLDVIVRTQTLLAAERAEAEESAD from the coding sequence GTGGCCTGGAGCACCCGGGAGATCGCCGAGCTCGCCGGCACGAGCCTGCGCGCGGTACGGCACTACCACGAGGTGGGGCTGCTCGAGGAGCCGGAACGGCGGGCCAACGGGTACAAGCAGTACGGGGTGTCCCACCTGGTCCGCCTGCTGCGCATCAAGCGCCTCACCGACCTGGGCTTCTCGCTGTCGCAGATCGAGGACATGGGCGAGGAGGACCACCATCCCGAGGAGGCGCTGCGCACCCTCGACGCCGAGCTCGCCGCCACCATCGAACGCCTGCAGCGGGCCCGGGTGGAGCTGGCCCTGATCCTGCGCCAGTCGGCCCCGACCGATCTGCCACCCGAGTTCGGCGGTGTGCTGGAGCAGCAGCCGATGTCCGAGGCGGACCGGTCGCTGATGGTCGTCATGACCCGGGTGCTCGGGCCGAATAGCCTCGACACGTTCTCGCAGATGCTGGAGGACCTGCCCAGCGACCCGACCAACCAGGAGCTGGACCGGCTCCCGGCCGACGCCGACGAGGCGACCCGCCAGGATCTCGTCGACCGGATGATCCCGTACGTGCGCGATCTCTACGTCGCGCACCCGGAACTCCTGCAGCCCCCGACGGACGCGCCGAAGGGGCAGAAGTTCGCCGCCTCGACGGTGGTCAAGGCGATGCGCGACCTCTACAACGACGCGCAGCTCGACGTCATCGTCCGGACCCAGACCCTCCTCGCCGCCGAGCGGGCCGAGGCGGAGGAGTCCGCGGACTGA
- a CDS encoding DUF899 family protein, with amino-acid sequence MPPSTALPPVVDTATWERELAALRRREKAATRELDAVAAQRRRMPMVEMPDYVLDGADGPVRLADVFGEHPQLIVYNHMWHAGAEWQCGGCTGFTSQFTRLAGLEKFDARFVVVTQGPIEEALAYRRRVGNTMTWYSTSRSSFGSDVGAPPDAGFAVNVFLRDGDTVYRTWHTDGRGTEQLSYLFGLIDVLPYGRQEEWQDSPEGWPQQAAYSRWAEPEEIAAAYGQGG; translated from the coding sequence ATGCCCCCCAGCACCGCCCTGCCCCCCGTCGTCGACACCGCGACCTGGGAACGTGAGCTCGCCGCGCTCCGCCGCCGGGAGAAGGCGGCCACCCGCGAACTCGACGCGGTCGCCGCGCAGCGCAGGCGGATGCCCATGGTGGAGATGCCCGACTACGTCCTCGACGGGGCCGACGGACCCGTCCGGCTGGCCGACGTCTTCGGTGAGCACCCGCAGCTGATCGTCTACAACCACATGTGGCACGCCGGCGCCGAGTGGCAGTGCGGCGGCTGCACCGGCTTCACCTCGCAGTTCACCCGGCTGGCCGGGCTGGAGAAGTTCGACGCCCGGTTCGTCGTCGTCACCCAGGGCCCGATCGAGGAGGCGCTGGCCTACCGGCGCCGGGTCGGCAACACCATGACCTGGTACTCGACGTCGCGCAGCTCCTTCGGCAGCGACGTCGGCGCGCCGCCGGACGCCGGGTTCGCGGTCAACGTGTTCCTGCGCGACGGCGACACCGTCTACCGGACCTGGCACACCGACGGACGCGGGACCGAGCAGCTCAGCTACCTGTTCGGGCTGATCGACGTGCTGCCCTACGGCCGCCAGGAGGAGTGGCAGGACAGCCCGGAGGGCTGGCCCCAGCAGGCCGCCTACAGCCGGTGGGCCGAGCCCGAGGAGATCGCCGCCGCCTACGGGCAGGGCGGCTGA
- a CDS encoding S9 family peptidase gives MTQLTDADYARAEQMLAPYRARRIPGGVVAPAWLSDGARFRYRSGARYVVVDPAAGTRHDAFDHDRLAAALSRESGTAVEGTDLKLTALDLEPSGADGETDAIRFTALDQRWEWSDRSGTCTRVDDDRVAPGESVSPDGQWVAFGRDGDIHVRSRDGGQEFALTDDAEPHVDYGTLTEALGNRVLMRNLGLPQHLIVEWSPDSTRLLVHRLDQRDLPEQVLVESAPADGGRPVEHRSRYPMPGDEAQATMSWNVLQVTGADAGPGGIVRQQGEPYVVLHPGAMTYRWWSGEKGETIHYLQQSRDARTLELRRMDPSTGETTTLISETGSTRVDPGAQLGDPTMTRVLDSGEILWWSQRDGWGHLYLYSADGEEVTQLTRGRWPVRSLLWVDEERRQVWFLASGLVEDDPYVRQICRVGLDGTGFTRITDDELDHDAVSPPQGGYLVDRASSPSTPPRSAVLGGDGQVLVELESPGTDGLTALGWTPPERFTALAADGRTPVYGLLWRPHDVDPSRSYPVIDHIYPGPQVHRAGASFDVPHHGEPEALAALGFAVVAVDGRGTAGRSKAFHDHSYGALGDAGSLVDHIAAIRELGHRHPWLDTARVGITGHSGGGFATARALLAHPEFYSVGVATAGNHDMGVYVPMWAEWYHGEMDDEARTALSNPALAENLQGKLLLIHGELDDNVLPSQTMRLVDALVSADKDVDMLIVPGAEHAMIGRMHYVLRRTWDYLVRHLHGTEPPRYRLAPLPLDTGGA, from the coding sequence ATGACCCAGCTGACCGATGCCGACTACGCCCGCGCGGAGCAGATGCTCGCGCCGTACCGGGCCCGGCGGATCCCCGGAGGCGTGGTCGCTCCCGCGTGGCTGTCCGACGGCGCCCGGTTCCGGTACCGGTCCGGGGCCCGCTACGTCGTCGTCGATCCGGCCGCGGGGACCCGGCACGACGCGTTCGACCACGACCGGCTCGCCGCCGCGCTGAGCCGGGAGTCCGGCACCGCCGTCGAGGGCACCGACCTGAAGCTCACGGCCCTGGACCTCGAGCCGTCCGGGGCCGACGGCGAGACCGACGCGATCCGGTTCACCGCCCTCGACCAGCGCTGGGAGTGGTCCGACCGCAGCGGCACCTGCACCCGTGTCGACGACGACCGGGTCGCGCCCGGCGAGAGCGTCTCGCCGGACGGGCAGTGGGTCGCCTTCGGCCGGGACGGCGACATCCACGTCCGCTCCCGCGACGGCGGGCAGGAGTTCGCCCTCACCGACGACGCCGAGCCGCACGTCGACTACGGGACCCTGACCGAGGCGCTCGGCAACCGCGTCCTGATGCGCAACCTCGGGCTGCCGCAGCACCTGATCGTCGAGTGGTCGCCCGACTCCACCCGCCTGCTCGTGCACCGGCTCGACCAGCGTGACCTGCCCGAGCAGGTGCTGGTCGAGTCCGCGCCCGCCGACGGCGGACGGCCGGTCGAGCACCGCTCGCGCTACCCCATGCCCGGTGACGAGGCCCAGGCGACGATGTCCTGGAACGTCCTGCAGGTGACCGGGGCCGATGCCGGTCCCGGCGGGATCGTGCGCCAGCAGGGCGAGCCGTACGTCGTCCTGCACCCGGGTGCGATGACCTACCGCTGGTGGTCGGGGGAGAAGGGGGAGACGATCCACTACCTGCAGCAGTCCCGCGACGCCCGCACGCTGGAGCTGCGCCGGATGGACCCGTCCACCGGGGAGACGACGACCCTGATCAGCGAGACCGGGAGCACCCGCGTCGATCCGGGGGCCCAGCTCGGGGACCCGACGATGACCCGGGTGCTGGACAGCGGGGAGATCCTCTGGTGGTCCCAGCGCGACGGCTGGGGGCACCTGTACCTGTACTCCGCCGACGGCGAGGAGGTCACCCAGCTGACCCGCGGCCGGTGGCCGGTGCGCAGCCTGCTCTGGGTCGACGAGGAGCGTCGCCAGGTGTGGTTCCTCGCCTCCGGGCTGGTCGAGGACGATCCCTACGTCCGGCAGATCTGCCGGGTCGGACTCGACGGCACCGGTTTCACCCGGATCACCGACGACGAACTCGACCACGACGCCGTCAGCCCGCCGCAGGGCGGCTACCTCGTGGACCGGGCGTCGTCGCCGAGCACCCCGCCGCGGTCGGCGGTCCTGGGTGGCGACGGCCAGGTACTGGTCGAGCTGGAGTCGCCCGGCACCGACGGCCTGACGGCACTCGGCTGGACCCCGCCGGAGCGGTTCACGGCGCTGGCGGCCGACGGACGGACCCCGGTGTACGGCCTGCTGTGGCGGCCGCACGACGTCGACCCGTCGCGCAGCTACCCGGTGATCGACCACATCTACCCGGGGCCGCAGGTGCACCGGGCGGGCGCCTCGTTCGACGTGCCGCACCACGGGGAACCGGAGGCGCTGGCCGCGCTCGGGTTCGCCGTCGTCGCGGTGGACGGCCGGGGGACGGCCGGGCGCAGCAAGGCCTTCCACGACCACTCCTACGGGGCCCTCGGGGACGCCGGATCGCTCGTCGACCACATCGCGGCGATCCGCGAGCTCGGGCACCGGCACCCGTGGCTGGACACCGCGCGGGTCGGGATCACCGGGCACTCCGGCGGGGGGTTCGCCACCGCACGGGCGCTGCTCGCGCACCCGGAGTTCTACTCGGTCGGGGTGGCCACGGCCGGGAACCACGACATGGGCGTCTACGTGCCGATGTGGGCCGAGTGGTACCACGGCGAGATGGACGACGAGGCCAGGACGGCGCTGTCCAACCCGGCCCTCGCGGAGAACCTGCAGGGCAAGCTCCTGCTGATCCACGGTGAGCTCGACGACAACGTCCTCCCGTCGCAGACGATGCGCCTGGTCGACGCGCTGGTCTCCGCCGACAAGGACGTCGACATGCTCATCGTGCCGGGCGCCGAGCACGCGATGATCGGCCGGATGCACTACGTCCTGCGCCGGACCTGGGACTACCTGGTGCGGCACCTGCACGGCACCGAGCCGCCCCGGTACCGGCTCGCGCCGCTCCCGCTCGACACCGGCGGCGCGTAG
- a CDS encoding S8 family serine peptidase: MTDPRTTGTGRAGGTHTGRYLMVLDDDLLGDDDTAARAAVQELTGLTEITSSRDAGAGVRPTLFSRLGVAVAELDPDRLRSARADRRIVSVEPERVLRALTGPGLSAEYLKGFADAAGFLADTAASAAAADAPAAAQFADTDQLTWGLAATGVDASPETGAGVAVAVLDTGLDLGHPDFAGREIESRSFVDGQEVADVQGHGTHCIGTACGPLTPGSGRRYGIAHGSRILVGKVLGDDGSGTDAGILEGIEWAIGAGVQVVSMSLGADLNEVSAAYENAGRRALDAGVLIIAAAGNNAERSAGNVGFVGVPANSPSIMAVGAVDAALAIADFSAASSAVEGGQVDIAGPGVDVYSSWPMPQRTNTISGTSMATPHVAGIAALWSQRTGARGRDLWTQLTQAAQRLPLPSGDVGAGLVRAPGN; encoded by the coding sequence ATGACGGACCCGCGGACGACCGGGACGGGCCGGGCCGGCGGCACCCACACCGGCCGCTACCTGATGGTGCTCGACGACGACCTGCTGGGCGACGACGACACCGCGGCCCGCGCCGCGGTGCAGGAACTGACCGGCCTGACCGAGATCACGAGCAGCCGGGACGCCGGCGCGGGCGTCCGCCCGACGCTGTTCTCCCGGCTCGGCGTCGCGGTCGCCGAGCTGGACCCCGACCGGCTGCGGTCGGCGCGGGCCGACCGGCGGATCGTGAGCGTCGAGCCGGAGCGGGTACTGCGCGCGCTCACCGGGCCAGGGCTGTCCGCGGAGTACCTGAAGGGCTTCGCCGACGCCGCGGGGTTCCTCGCCGACACCGCGGCGTCGGCAGCGGCCGCCGACGCCCCGGCGGCCGCCCAGTTCGCCGACACCGACCAGCTGACCTGGGGGCTGGCCGCCACCGGCGTCGACGCGTCGCCGGAGACCGGGGCTGGCGTCGCCGTCGCCGTCCTCGACACCGGCCTCGACCTGGGGCACCCGGACTTCGCCGGGCGCGAGATCGAGTCGCGCTCGTTCGTCGACGGTCAGGAGGTCGCCGACGTCCAGGGGCACGGGACGCACTGCATCGGTACCGCCTGCGGACCGCTGACCCCCGGCTCGGGCCGCCGGTACGGCATCGCGCACGGGTCCCGCATCCTGGTCGGCAAGGTGCTCGGCGACGACGGGTCCGGCACCGACGCCGGGATCCTCGAAGGCATCGAGTGGGCGATCGGCGCCGGGGTGCAGGTCGTGTCGATGTCGCTGGGCGCGGACCTGAACGAGGTCTCCGCCGCCTACGAGAACGCCGGCCGGCGGGCACTGGACGCCGGTGTCCTGATCATCGCCGCGGCCGGGAACAACGCCGAGCGGTCGGCGGGGAACGTCGGGTTCGTCGGCGTCCCCGCCAACAGCCCGTCGATCATGGCCGTGGGCGCGGTCGACGCCGCGCTCGCGATCGCGGACTTCTCCGCCGCGTCCTCCGCGGTGGAGGGCGGCCAGGTCGACATCGCCGGTCCCGGGGTCGACGTGTACTCCTCGTGGCCGATGCCGCAGCGCACCAACACGATCTCCGGCACCTCGATGGCCACCCCGCACGTCGCCGGGATCGCCGCGCTGTGGTCACAGCGCACCGGTGCCCGCGGCCGTGACCTCTGGACCCAGCTCACCCAGGCCGCGCAGCGGTTGCCGCTGCCGTCGGGCGACGTCGGCGCGGGTCTCGTCCGGGCCCCGGGGAACTGA